Genomic segment of Arachis hypogaea cultivar Tifrunner chromosome 16, arahy.Tifrunner.gnm2.J5K5, whole genome shotgun sequence:
AGACTTTGTTTCAAGAAAACCATACAACTAACAGAATACttagagataaaaaaaatcaGAGTTATAAAGaatgttttatgttttatgttttatattttccttgtGCTTTTGGGGCATAATTCCATGTCATCCTTtctgaatattttttatatttcaattttccttttccATTTGCAGATGTGGATTGCAAAGGCAGAATACGATGAATCCGGGCCATCAATCGTTCACAGAAAATGTTTCTAAAGCATGGAGAGCAAGAGGTGGAGGTGGACCAGTGGAACTGCAATATATATACTTTGTACTAAAGAAATATCATCAAGTGGTTGAGgaacttttttattttctattctctaccattttctttttatcatcttctttcttttgaGTTTCCCTTTTCTTTATATGTTGGGATAAAGAGCATGATGGCTAGTAAGACATGTAACATTCAATATTTTCCCTCTCCATTTTGTGTAGAAGAGCTGTGTATTGTTACTTGTTTGGTTTGGTTGAATCAACAATTCTTTATATAAGGTATTCTGATTAACATAGTGTGATGTGCTTGATTTATTATTCTCTGCAAGGAAAGAAGGCTATTGTTAATTCTTGTCCAATCTTTTTAGCTCTATCATATCCTACCAACACATAACATGCCAATTTCACATCAAAATTATTACTTGTGTGTTCCACTTCCACCAGAGTTTTAAAATTATGCTGGTGTACAATGTATATGGCAGTGCCTGCAATAATTAAGCTTCCACAAACTATGCTGTTTCTCTAATCAACAGCAGCAACGACCAAATATTTTTGCATTCAGAGGGTCCATCCTTTTCAATCAATGCTTATCTTTTCTCAATTAATGTCTATCCTTTTCAATCAATGTCAGGGAAAAAAACATCTTAAATGAAAATCTTGTTGCAAAGTGGGAACTGGTAAAGAGGGAGGAAGAGATCACAAGATGTACTGCTTAACTCACACATGATGCAATCACTGGTTCTAGTTATAATATGTTTTAGAAGAAAATGATTCTTCCAAACCCCTGCACTAGAAAGAGTGACTGAGACGTGACTTTATCTTTTACTTTACACTAAATCCATGGACCATGAACAAAAGAGTACTAGGAAGTAGGAACTGTGTACAGAGCAATTATTGTAGTACTTGTACCATTTAAGAAGATACTATATATACTGTTTGTTGGCACCTTGTTTGTTGCATTTCCACAAGACCTTTTGGATGAGTGTGTTTGTTGAGTATTTCAAAGTGGACACCAAACCTAGGTAATCAATGCTCACTTTGTTTTGGATTCTTCATTGGGGCCTATGATGCTTTAACATGCCTTTTACTTTACAGCATGTTATTTTTAACCTTTTAGTCCAAATCTATGCACTTGAAACTTGAGAATTGAGTGGTTGGTGTATGCATTACtgtgactatttttattttaaaattcttcTTCTGGTTGAACCTTGAACCAAAGAAAAAGAACTTTACTTTTTTGGAACGAAAAAGAGTTACACAATTCAAGACAAAGCAAAATACAACAGTCCAAATAGGCAGCAGAACAAACCTAATTTGCTCTGCACAATTCTACAACTAAGAGTAGTGAATAGTTACTTTTTAAAGACAACTAGATACTTCACAAATTTAATCTGTTTTGATGCCCTTGTCTTCTTATAAgaattattttcttaaattttagcCTCTTGTCTCAacctaaaattatttatattttttgttgaaaaaaaagagagacgGCAAGGAGACACGTTCAATATAATTGTGTATGGAAGGGCAAAGTCACATTAAAGTCTTAAACACATGTTGGCACTTGGCTTCTGAAATGGCCTTTTCTGAATTATTGCATTCCATTATTCAGTTTATCATTGCTTTTCTTCTTTTACAGAAAATGAAAAAGGTTGTAATAATTCATTTTGATCTCAATAATTTCATTTGTTCTGAGCTATTAGGAGGTTTAGGACTTGTATGCATCATGATAACACTAGAGATTTGAGGTTTCTACCACATTGCATGCAAGTTCACTTTCAATTCCACACTAGAAAATCTGATCATGTTTTAACCTTGAACTTGATAAGGCAAAACATACACTACTTTTTCTATGGCAAGACAAGAAACTGGAGCAGAGAAGGGAATGGATGAAAGAATTAAAGTTTATTAAGCTAAGATGAAAGAATAGAACAGAACAACAAAGTAACAAGAAAGCAACATGAATAAAGTGAATTAAACTAACAGTGCAATCAATATACATATATAACATAGGATGGGCCTAAACAATGTCATTGATCAAACGCTTATGGCGATGATAGTGCTTCTCGATGAAAACTCTGGAAGCTCCTTGCACAGTTGTGCGCCATGTCTGCAACATTGAATGGTTAGTAGTCTAATTTGTTAGTGTTGATTGTTGAAGCTTCAATTTTAGGACAAAGAGTGACTAACCTTTTGAATGGTTCCCAAGAGTGACCTGTTCCTGATATCTCTAGCCCGGAGTGGGCGGAGCAACGCCGTCCTGCGGCTGACACCGGGAGGCAGAAGTGATCTCCTCTCGACGACAGCGGCAGCACTGCCGGAAGGGCTGTCACAGTGATCATCCCTCCGGAATCCCCTGGGCTTCTTGAGGCTAATGGTGAGACTCAAGTGTTTCTTGCGGGTTGTTTCCTCTGAACCCAGCTCAGCAAACTTCCTAAGAAGCTCATCGGAAGATTTCTTGGTGACGTGTTGAACCTTAGCATCAGCATCAGCAGTAGCAGTGTCCATCAGAATTAGAATTGAAAATGGAGTGTGTTGTGtagaatcaaaagaaaaagttgaTGGTTTTATGTGGAAGGGATTATGGACCGTTGTGGGAATGGAAAAAGGGAAGACAGGTAACGCAATGATTAATATTAAGTGAATGAATAATGGAAGAGAGGAGAGGGCAAGTGAAAACTAGCCGTTGGGGGTTTAGGCTGAGATCTAAATCTAAATTCTAATAAAGGCCTTCATTTTACAGTTGCTGCTGTTTCTCTGTGCTTGCCATGTGAGACGGAACAATACAATTGCGCGCCTCTACGATTTCAGTGCTCTCATTCTCCCATGTGTCACGGGACTCATTCTAGGAAAACATGTTTCAGATTCTTATTTTATTCCTTCCTTTTCGGGTGTGTCAATCACAAAACTTTTTACATTTATACTTCCAACCAAGGTTGGTAAGTTAAAGTTGCATGATTACACAAGCTTGCATCAACGGTTTCTCCAAATATGAAATATCCACGAAGATATTTTATACAATTCAGCATaaaccaataataataaatattttctcTACTACTGCAAAACGATTCATCAAGTGGCAGGACTTAAATATGTCATGGTCTGGGAAAAAACCTAGAGACTAgagcaaaatttaaatatttcaagaatttttttgtcAAAACAAAATGCCCGAATATGTTACAACGAGAAAATtagataattagaaaaaaaattacacaaacaGGTCAATATATTATACTAGGATATACAAAAATTATGATATACACCCAAGAAATGGAGGAAGAAAGCCCTCATCAACTTTAAGCCTTAATTTTCAGGTCTTCGATCCATCTTGAAGATACAGACAGATGGCAGGCATTCAACAAATTTCCCATAACCTGAATTATACAAGACAAGAAACTTTTATTATCATTCCTAAGATGTAAACGCATATTTCTAGGAACCTTAAAACACAAAGAAGCTCTTAGAAAGTAAGACTATTAACTAATACTAGTGGCAGGAAAACTTATGCATGGAAGTGAATAAGGATGAATTTGGCAATACACTACAAATTTTAAGTAAAGCTCAGCTTCTGGTCATGACACAATGCTATTTTGTCTCAAGGATATCAAGTTTGAGCCGGAACAGAATACTACAACAATAATGATTACTGGATTTACAATTCAGCTCAAATGCAGACAAGAGTATCCCCAAAAAACAGATGTCAACTACAGAACAGTTGCCTGTTTTAAAGAGAGAAATCATAATTCACTCTGTAAAAATTAGGTATATTTACTTACCACAACTTCAGTCTACATTCTTATGAGCTGAATTGAGTTCCAAAACTGAGAGCATGGCATTCAAGATCCCTCAAATTTACCTGCAAAAATGAGGAAGATTTCaacataacttttttttatattctttacaTAAAACCTTTACGTATATATATTAGAGgaacaaaataaaattcatttcatGTGCTTCTTTTATGATGGAACTTTAAAATTGcttcattaaataataaaagggagAAAAGCATGTGGAAAGATAACATATGTTATTTCTAAGAACCACATTTCCAGTTCATTATCAATTTGACATCATGTCAAAGGTTACTTTAACTATTACATTGTCAAGACAGCAAATGTCTTCTCAAGCACAAAAGACAAGTTATTAATGTGCTTATGGAAGCAACATAAGTATGAAAAAGCCATCTTTAAGAGTAGTGTAAAAACTGAGCTCACCACAACTGCAACGCCAGATTCACTGAATTTCGGGACGCTTATGAGTCTCACAAACTGCCCTTCAGATCCTGCAATCAACATGAAAGCTAATGAGTGTCAGAAAGGGGCAAGATATAGTAAAAGCAAATCATAGAACATTTATTTCTGCACCATAGATCTAGAATAAAAATACCCTTTATGACACGAGATTCATATTTATTCTGATTGCCAACAAAGTACACATGAGGACAGCTCTCAATGAAGAAGGGATCACTATCAGTATAAGGATAGCATCCTGGAAGACAGCAATAAACATCAAAATGTTAACTTCATTTGGAATTTTTAACTCTAGTTTTCTTCAGAAATAGCATGTGAAATATGATTGCCAAAGGTTCAACCTTCCAGAAACGTTTATATTACAGTTGCATTGAAGTACACATTATGCATACCTAGAGTATTAGGTGCTGTAGGTGCTATATGCCTCCACCTTAGTGTCCTTTCCATGAATTCAAGTTTATCTTTTGCATCAGAATACTTCTCAAGATCGTCTACATTCTGACCTGACGTGCCAAGAAACCTAAAAGAAATGCCAAAACATGTTAAATGTATTGTAGATAGTAGATTCAGAGTCAAAGACAGTAATAGGTTTGTGATTTTATAGCCTACTCACCTGATATTATCAATCTCAAAAGAATGAGGATTTGTACAAGATCTAAAGGTGTTATAAGCTGCCGAACCAGGAAAAAGGCATCTATGCAATGGCTGAAAGTAAAACTCTTAGTATTACAGCCAAACAACACCTAACATATtatataaacataaagcatatttATCttgaaagaaaacatgaaaacctGCTGTGGTAATGAGAAATTAGCAGGGTCGTTGGGTCCTGGCATGATATCCAAAGGCAAACCAGCTGCAATCTAAACAAACATAAGTAAAACTTAAGCAATTTTCATTTGGGATAACAATGACAATGATataagaatcaaaataataaaaatgaaaccTGATTCAATAAAATATCCAGTTCCTTTATTGGTTCAGCAATCCTTGAGAGATCCTTTGAAGCCAAATTCTGCAAATATTAAAGAAAATacctcaacaaattcagcaattgGAGCAGTCTACAGCACCCATATGTCAACACcaacaggaaaaaaaaaaaataaagggggAAAATAAAGCATGAGATGTTTTGGCTTATAGTGTGTATAATGTTTGAACTTGGAAAGGAAGAAGACATCATCACAGGAAACCAAAGTAGAAAACAAACGGATTCATGAAAATGTTAACAACAGTTGAGATATCAGAGTTATGAgtctttattattataaattttataaccaTTAGAGTGTTAAACAGCAAACATTGTACAATTGTATTACAAATGTTTGTAACTGTAATATTCTTTTCCCTAGTAGTAAATGCACAGAAGTAGGGAACGATTCTGCTATAACAACAATACCTGTCCATTAACAAGTCCACGTGGTATGCCAATAGAATTTCCAGCAATGACAACATGAACAATTTGAGATGCAATACTTTGCTCCTGTTCAATTGTCATTTTAACAAGTTAAAACTTTGAATGTTGCATGATTATCAGCATGAGAGTTCTGGGAGAAGAATCAGGTAAACCTTTTCATCTCCTAAATGCCCTGTAATATGATCAATGAAAAGCTGAAGCTGAAGAGGATTAGAATCACTGCTCCCCACATTTAATCCAGACACAAGAACAATGTATTTGTCTTCCCCTGTTGAATCCAAAATAGAATGAAATTTCAAATTGTTAATAATCAAAATTGAAGAAATGAGCACTAAAGATGCACAGTAAGTGTAAAGAATGGCAAGGCTGTTATTGATCATCAGCATCTTAACAAAAGCAAGAACGTGAAGCATAAGCAAGCAGCAAATTATCATTATGACAACAGATGACTTGTTAAGGTTTAATAATGCAATAGGCAAGTTGAGAAGTCAGTTTCTTAAACTTGCAGCAAATGTTAAATATTGCACCAAAAGAAAGCAGACCATGTTAAGAGAATTGAAGTAGAAAGGCATCTATGATTGTGACTATGATTGATAAGTGTAAAGCATCTATGctggaaaaacaaacaaaaaggcaACTCAAACAGCAATTCTCACAGGAGTGGGATGCTAGTCCATGTAGATCCAATTCATCAATCTTAATGCAAAATTAAAGCCTACCATATGAGGGTAAGATccagaataataataattgaaaaagaaaaacacatgCACATAAACAGAGACACATATTCTAGGCATGTGCTTCACTAGATTAGCACCACCGTACATGTAAAAGATAGAGAAGTAATACTTGATTTAAGAGGGAATTCTATCTGTGGTGGTAGGCCAGCTTCTAGGACTTCCAAAACCGAAAAATCACCTGCCCCCGTTTCCTTTCCATGTAAGGCAACCACAATTCCTGTAACAGATGATGTCATTACAATATCATCATCTGCCAAAAAGAATAATTTGTATGGCAGGCAAGTCGCATTACTAAAAAAGCGGATATCATAAGTAGCCAAAAATTTAGCTTGGATCTCAAAGCATAGAAAAAATGAAACAAAGCCAATAGCATAACAACGAATGTGCTAGTGTTTCAGAAGTTGAATCACCATCCTACCATACCCGATTAAGATAATCTGTTTATAATTACATACCTGTTACAAACACAGAAGGCGATATGAGATCCCCGCCAAGCTTAACTCTCCCGCTTTCATCCTCCAACACTAGATAATCATCGTCGTGCATGAAGTTATGAGGCCTAACAAGTGGAACCGCAGATCTCTGTATATAAATTGCCATTGAAGCACATCATTGTCAATTTGCATACACAGAAAGTATAAAATTcacacaaaaatcaaataaaaaaatacaatttttcccCCCTAAGACAagaagtgaaaaataaaaatcccCCTACCTCCTTAGAATACTCATCAAGTATGCAAGGTTTGAGCTTCATGTGTTTATAGAGGGTTCCAACAATGACACACTCTTTTCCCTGTTCCAATCCCAACACAGTGCACACTGCACCAAACAAAGCATGAACTAAATGAGAcctaaaccaaataaaaaaaaaaaaaaaaacaaacaaacaaacaaacaaaaacccTAAATTGAAAGCAAGGGTTACGAACCAGGGGTTTGGGGTTTCCATTGGGAGACGAGGGAATACAAGAGAGTGCGCATCAAGTGAAGCCGAGCGAAGTATATCTGGCTGTATTGCTGCCCCCTGTAAGTCTCCTTCCCAATTTCGAACACTTCATCCTTAAACCCAAATCCAAATTCAAATTAAGCTAAGAGAAACTCTGAGTACTGAAGAAAAATAgaacaaagagaaaagagaagagaagtgaACCAAGGAAGCATAGGAGCATTGCAATCTGCAGAGGCTGTTCTTCTCAGAGTCCATTCCCATGGCAATGGCGGGAAAAAGAGTTCGCGCACTCTCAAATTCGAAATCGACTCAGCTGGCGGCGCTCTCTGAAGAGACCAGGGAGATGTCGAACTTCAATATAAACACCGATCGCTACATTCGTTATTTATTATTGATTCTGGTCGGACATTCAACGGGGATGTAGCTCAAATGGTAGAGCGCTCGCTTTGCATGCGAGAGGCACGGGGTTCGATCCCCCGCATCTCCATTTTGATATTATCATTATTAGAGGTGTTCGCGGTGCAGTTCGGTTCGGTTTTAAGGGTATGTGCGTTTTGGATCagtttgaatttgtaattttttaaataaaaaaaattaaatacatataacaagtctcaatattaaattttaaaaaatcaacaatgacataacaagtcttaacaatatcttaaaaagccaacgataacataacaatagaaataaaattataggttagttaaaataaataaataatattttgaacataaaatatttattaataataataatacatgaataatagaaaaatgtataacaaattgaacatgttataaatataattgtaaatataataataaaatgataatattatagtacattgtgcggtttggatttgattggatcAGTTATGAAAAGTAGAATAAAAttcaatcaaatccgaattaatgcggttttaatcggttttcgGTTTAGATCGGATTTGATGAGCAGTTTAATTTGaatcggtttggatttgaacacccctaatcATTATggtagtattattattattattttttgagtaAATGCCTATCTATAGACGGGTTAATGAACTAACTGTTACACCGTTAATTATGTTATTAAATTCTTTAAGATATAGgctcaaataattaaattagtactTCAATTTGCTAATGCCTAATAAAGTATGTCAATGAAGGAGGGTAACTTCTTCAAGTCAACGTACTTATTACTTCCCACACAGCCAAATGGATAGGTTTCTCATAGCCGCCCCTCAATCATGTGTCCTTTATTTAATTTAACTGTAACAcgttagttttaatatattattatatgtgtTACTACAACAATGGAAATATCTAAATTACTATAGTCTGATAAAGTGATAATTGTCAAATTAGGACTCTATACATTGTTAGCCAACAAACAGagacaatattcatgaattttGTAGACAACTTGCCATTCTAATTAAATACCTAAAAGCTGGTTATGTATACTATTAATCTATAAAATATATGTAATATTACATAATATAAAAGTAATTAAGATAACAAATTTTCTTATACCATATATGATAAATGTTGAAGTATAATTAGGATTAATTAACATTATTTAGttctaacaataaaaaatattttacaaaaattatacaTTTTCGTATCTTTATTATATACTGTATACACAGATTAGCTTTTTTGCATTACATTTTTTAGGAGAATAACAAATGTATGTCTAAGTTAATTATCTTTAGCTTGACTTAATTAGCCATTTGCCGGGATATATACTATAAAAATTCCTTATTATTTATAGATAATTCCACGTCTATGTGGTCAAGTGTCACGTCTAAAAACTAATGAACCAATAGGAATACTTGTTTGTCGATAGATATGTAATAAAGTCATTATAAATAAGTCTTGCAAGGTAAGTAATTAAATTAGCATTTATATTTATCTAATGTTGGTCTTTGCACGTTCTTGGTTCGTTTGCCAGAAATTAGACAAACCAAATGCAAGTTTACAAATAGTGAAATCACAATAAGAATTGGGTCATCATTCATCAAATAATTTTGCTTATCTTATACATATCTCTATTTTTACATGATATAATTTTGTCAATCTCACACATAAACATGACGACATTGCTAACTGAAATGTTTGCAACAATAATAGGTGCTTGACCTTTTTTTCCGTAGACATTTTCGTTcttaaccattgaaaaatacttttaaatttctgACCTTCACAAAGCTTTGACGGATCAATCCCTGACGGAGATATTTAGAGAGATCAgtcctgacggaggcatttggacggaggaaTTGATCCGTACAAGTTATTTTGTGAAGTTCAGGACCTAAAAAGAAAAACATATATATAGGAAGTTGAAGATGCATGAAGGTAATTAATTAACCCTATATATCGAAGGGAAGCATTGGAAGCTCAGAAATAAAGCTTTGTTCCAAATCAGAGAAGCCTCCCAAGTAACCACCGCCACAAACTACTTCTTCTTCTGATGAGGATATAGTTGGTGGCTTCTTCTGAATGTTGCAACAGTTTTCATGAGTGGTTGTTGGTGGTTTCCCGGTTATCCTCTGAACCAGTTCCCGGAAGTTCTGAGCTTCTGTCTTGATTATCTGCGGAGGAAACATGTGAATTATGCGTATCTTAGGGTTCTTAGTCCTTGTTTTCGATATTGTTTTGGAATCCTTGTGCATGGCTAGGGAAGAAGAATAATCACCTATGCATATCTCATTCTCATTACTATCAACCTTTCGAAGCTTGCTTTCCATCGTagaaatatgagagagagagagagagagagagagagagagagagagagagagagagagagagaatactCTTATACCTCACTTGGCTTCTGCTTTTTGTGAGAAAAGATATAAAAACAGGAAACAATTATAACAAAGGTTAGATATACacaaaaaaatgaattattaagTTAGTTATTCATATAGAATgagtgttaaaatataaaatctccATTAAAAatgagtttatatatatataataataataataataataataattaatttagtagttaatttttaatttgtgtgtatatataatattgaaaaataatattagagaattattaaaatttattattttttatcattaattaacCATCAATActtaaaaatatgagataaagtatgttattaaattattagaataaaaaaattaattcacaaataaatatttttatctataaataataaaatatttttatttataaattctaATTGTCTCTTAGTATTTGTCTATAacattatatttttgaaaaaattaaatctcATTTGAAAGTGCTTTATTTGGTTATTGTATAttctttaatataattagctTATGAGCAATACTCTTGTATATGTAATTAAAACATAAGaatttgatgtatttgttaattaACAATTAGTATATGTTTTCTcgaaaaatgtttggtaaccaaagaaaattagccaaaaacagtcataacttgccttatttagcatttattaattgttgcgacaattaataaatgctaaataa
This window contains:
- the LOC112758214 gene encoding uncharacterized protein, whose amino-acid sequence is MDTATADADAKVQHVTKKSSDELLRKFAELGSEETTRKKHLSLTISLKKPRGFRRDDHCDSPSGSAAAVVERRSLLPPGVSRRTALLRPLRARDIRNRSLLGTIQKTWRTTVQGASRVFIEKHYHRHKRLINDIV
- the LOC112758213 gene encoding DNA polymerase delta small subunit — encoded protein: MGMDSEKNSLCRLQCSYASLDEVFEIGKETYRGQQYSQIYFARLHLMRTLLYSLVSQWKPQTPVCTVLGLEQGKECVIVGTLYKHMKLKPCILDEYSKERSAVPLVRPHNFMHDDDYLVLEDESGRVKLGGDLISPSVFVTGIVVALHGKETGAGDFSVLEVLEAGLPPQIEFPLKSREDKYIVLVSGLNVGSSDSNPLQLQLFIDHITGHLGDEKEQSIASQIVHVVIAGNSIGIPRGLVNGQNLASKDLSRIAEPIKELDILLNQIAAGLPLDIMPGPNDPANFSLPQQPLHRCLFPGSAAYNTFRSCTNPHSFEIDNIRFLGTSGQNVDDLEKYSDAKDKLEFMERTLRWRHIAPTAPNTLGCYPYTDSDPFFIESCPHVYFVGNQNKYESRVIKGSEGQFVRLISVPKFSESGVAVVVNLRDLECHALSFGTQFSS